A portion of the Algisphaera agarilytica genome contains these proteins:
- a CDS encoding class I SAM-dependent methyltransferase — MAESNPSATPRLYDDLAWLWPHLSPPEHYVTEAARLNELIAKRLGPGPKRILELGAGGGHTLVHLAQQAGGQHDCAAVDLSEPMLDNCRALIPGIEAVAGDMRDVRLGRTFDVVLIHDAIDYLLTPGDVMKTLATVNEHLVAGGLAVIAPTYTHETFVDGEVADDGTTTDSAELTYFTYVHDPDPADDTFEMILLYLIRDQTTRQVETVEDRHAMGLFQHGVWLQMIEDAGLRAEYVEQGEEDAEDEAAWALFVGTKP; from the coding sequence ATGGCCGAATCGAATCCTTCTGCTACGCCCCGCCTCTACGACGACCTCGCCTGGCTGTGGCCGCACCTCTCGCCGCCGGAGCACTACGTGACCGAAGCGGCTCGGCTCAACGAGCTGATCGCAAAGCGTTTGGGGCCGGGGCCGAAGCGTATCCTCGAACTCGGCGCGGGCGGCGGGCACACACTGGTGCACCTCGCTCAACAAGCCGGCGGTCAACACGACTGTGCCGCGGTGGATCTGTCCGAGCCGATGCTCGATAACTGTCGGGCGCTGATCCCCGGGATCGAAGCGGTGGCGGGCGATATGCGGGACGTTCGGCTAGGCCGAACGTTTGATGTGGTGCTCATCCACGACGCGATCGACTACCTGCTCACGCCGGGCGATGTGATGAAGACGCTGGCGACGGTGAATGAACACCTTGTGGCGGGCGGGTTGGCGGTGATCGCACCGACCTACACCCACGAGACGTTTGTCGATGGCGAGGTCGCAGACGACGGCACGACCACCGACTCGGCCGAGTTGACGTATTTCACGTATGTCCACGACCCCGACCCGGCGGACGACACGTTCGAGATGATCCTGTTGTATCTCATCCGCGATCAAACAACCCGGCAGGTCGAAACCGTCGAAGACCGCCACGCGATGGGGCTGTTCCAACACGGGGTCTGGCTGCAGATGATCGAAGACGCGGGGTTGCGGGCCGAGTACGTCGAGCAGGGCGAAGAAGACGCCGAGGACGAGGCGGCCTGGGCACTGTTTGTCGGCACCAAGCCGTAG
- a CDS encoding helix-turn-helix domain-containing protein: MIEATAQPDQLRVSRGEALRKARKAAALSAERLAEFVNERTSGSAITKHAIYSYEQGKVLLSREVGHRIAQALQLHPGQLLLGDPDYRSTAEGNIQTIESDSAVDHAAAVEPGVAVELRVELVVGAQQALPASQVLARLLGAAKLGRVDIAGHLDVFHLLLEDTAPLLDSPAALAVRDFGDQAGNEHPFALLQVIEQLQDVVAKTLEQLIDPHADTALSRHRLCMEQSRTLGQLAQTLAGEIDACNKRLPGVSLD; this comes from the coding sequence ATGATCGAAGCAACCGCCCAACCCGACCAACTCCGCGTTTCCCGTGGCGAAGCCCTCCGCAAAGCCCGGAAGGCCGCGGCGCTATCTGCGGAACGGCTGGCGGAGTTCGTCAACGAACGAACCTCGGGCAGCGCGATCACCAAGCACGCGATCTACTCCTATGAACAGGGCAAGGTCCTGCTCTCTCGCGAGGTCGGCCACCGCATCGCACAAGCCCTGCAGCTCCACCCCGGGCAGCTCCTGCTCGGCGACCCGGACTACCGAAGCACGGCCGAGGGGAACATCCAAACGATTGAATCCGATTCAGCGGTGGACCACGCCGCGGCCGTGGAACCCGGCGTTGCGGTCGAGCTGCGTGTTGAGCTGGTCGTGGGGGCTCAGCAAGCCCTGCCCGCCTCCCAGGTGCTCGCCCGCTTGCTCGGGGCGGCCAAGCTCGGCCGGGTCGATATCGCCGGCCACCTCGATGTCTTCCACCTCCTGCTCGAAGACACCGCCCCGCTGCTAGACTCCCCCGCCGCCCTCGCGGTCCGCGACTTCGGCGACCAAGCGGGTAACGAGCACCCCTTCGCCCTGCTTCAAGTAATCGAGCAGCTTCAGGACGTCGTCGCCAAAACGCTCGAACAACTCATCGACCCCCACGCCGACACCGCCCTCTCGCGTCACCGCCTGTGTATGGAACAGTCGCGGACGCTCGGCCAACTCGCCCAGACCCTGGCTGGCGAAATCGACGCCTGCAACAAGCGCCTCCCCGGTGTGAGCCTGGACTAG
- a CDS encoding MarR family winged helix-turn-helix transcriptional regulator: MFDRCVYFNLTTLTRKITRIWQDEFGRLGLSPSHGYLLKALSDTPGATQKDLSAAMELDASTITRFIDALSRQGLIEKSRAGKGAQTRITPAGRDAVERVEQLMDNLYLQMQGTFGKAELESFVGGLRQARNNF; encoded by the coding sequence ATGTTTGACCGCTGCGTGTATTTCAACCTCACCACCCTCACCCGCAAGATCACACGGATCTGGCAGGATGAGTTTGGCCGGCTGGGCCTTTCGCCGTCTCACGGCTACCTGCTCAAAGCCCTCAGCGACACCCCAGGAGCCACCCAAAAAGACCTCAGTGCCGCCATGGAGCTCGATGCGTCCACCATCACCCGCTTCATCGATGCGCTGTCCCGGCAGGGCCTGATCGAAAAATCCCGGGCCGGCAAAGGCGCTCAAACCCGGATCACCCCTGCCGGGCGCGACGCGGTCGAGCGTGTCGAACAGCTGATGGACAACCTCTACCTGCAGATGCAGGGCACCTTCGGCAAAGCCGAACTCGAATCCTTCGTGGGCGGCCTCAGGCAAGCCCGGAACAATTTCTAG
- a CDS encoding alpha/beta fold hydrolase produces the protein MQTTSITPASADHHTVRYATEKVNGLDIFYREAGDPSKQAVVLLHGFPHSSHQYREVLAALGDEFYLIAPDYPGFGDSSFPAPRTEFDYTFDNLADVIDQFLIQRGVTDYVLMIQDYGAPVGFRIATRHPEKVKGFVVMNGNAYEEGISPEGWAPIMKYWENPGDPEIEAQIIANVFSDEGLRWQYTHGTRNPDGINPDNWNLDIAKFARPGQHRAQLDLFFDYQNNIKLYPQWQQYLRDNQPPVLLVWGKNDAFFPVPGAEGYKRDVKNIDYHILDTGHFALEEEAEFITNKMRSFLRGLD, from the coding sequence ATGCAAACAACTTCAATCACTCCCGCTTCGGCCGACCACCACACCGTTCGTTACGCCACCGAAAAGGTCAACGGGCTCGACATCTTCTACCGCGAGGCCGGAGATCCTTCGAAGCAAGCCGTCGTCCTGCTCCACGGCTTCCCCCACTCCTCGCACCAATACCGCGAAGTCCTCGCCGCGCTCGGCGACGAGTTCTACCTCATCGCCCCCGACTACCCCGGCTTCGGCGACAGCAGCTTCCCCGCTCCCCGGACGGAGTTCGACTACACCTTCGACAACCTCGCCGACGTTATTGATCAATTCCTCATCCAAAGAGGCGTCACGGATTATGTCCTGATGATCCAGGACTACGGCGCTCCCGTCGGCTTCCGCATCGCCACCCGCCACCCCGAAAAAGTGAAGGGCTTCGTCGTGATGAACGGCAACGCCTACGAAGAGGGCATCTCGCCCGAGGGCTGGGCCCCGATCATGAAGTACTGGGAAAACCCCGGCGATCCCGAAATCGAAGCACAGATCATCGCCAACGTCTTCAGCGACGAAGGCCTGAGGTGGCAGTACACCCACGGCACCCGCAACCCCGACGGAATCAACCCCGACAACTGGAACCTCGACATCGCCAAGTTCGCCCGCCCCGGCCAACACCGCGCCCAGCTCGACCTGTTCTTCGACTACCAGAACAACATCAAGCTCTACCCACAGTGGCAGCAGTACCTCCGCGACAACCAGCCGCCCGTGTTGCTGGTCTGGGGCAAAAACGACGCGTTCTTCCCCGTCCCCGGGGCCGAGGGCTATAAGCGGGATGTGAAGAATATCGACTACCACATCCTGGACACCGGCCACTTCGCCCTGGAAGAGGAAGCCGAATTCATCACCAACAAGATGCGGTCGTTTCTGCGTGGACTGGACTAA
- the arsS gene encoding arsenosugar biosynthesis radical SAM (seleno)protein ArsS (Some members of this family are selenoproteins.): MTSLSLPVVEEQAFHRHFETELRAAAKITTLQINIGLRCNLACNHCHVDSSPARIAETENMTAATAERVMQWLSDNLTIQTVDITGGSPEMNPNFKDIVRHARSLGMDVIDRCNPTILTYTDTRKYESATYRWVPGFLAEHKVIVTASLPCYLQDNVDKQRGRGSYDASVEGLLLLNDVGYGKDPELPLNLVYNPGGPGLPPPQEALEGDYKRELRERFGIEFTQLWTITNMPIKRWRRDLEKAGKLESYMDLLVGAYNADTIEGLMCRHQIHIDSQGRLSDCDFNRALDMDTPGYDDKFLWDTTAEELADRVIATADHCYGCTAGSGSSCTGSLA, translated from the coding sequence ATGACTAGCCTCTCGCTCCCCGTCGTTGAAGAGCAGGCGTTTCATCGCCATTTCGAGACCGAGCTGCGGGCCGCGGCGAAGATCACCACGCTCCAGATCAACATCGGCCTGCGCTGCAACCTCGCGTGCAACCACTGCCACGTCGATTCCTCGCCCGCTCGGATCGCTGAGACCGAGAACATGACCGCCGCGACCGCGGAGCGTGTCATGCAGTGGCTCAGCGACAACCTCACCATCCAGACCGTGGACATCACCGGCGGCTCGCCGGAGATGAACCCGAACTTTAAAGACATCGTCCGCCACGCCCGCAGCCTGGGCATGGACGTCATCGACCGCTGCAACCCGACCATCCTGACCTACACCGACACTCGCAAGTACGAAAGTGCGACCTATCGCTGGGTGCCCGGCTTCCTGGCGGAGCACAAGGTCATCGTGACCGCGTCGCTGCCTTGCTACCTGCAGGACAACGTCGACAAGCAGCGCGGCCGGGGCAGCTACGACGCCAGCGTCGAGGGCCTCTTGCTGCTCAACGACGTGGGCTACGGCAAAGACCCCGAGCTCCCGCTCAACCTCGTCTACAACCCCGGCGGCCCGGGCCTGCCCCCGCCCCAGGAAGCCCTCGAAGGCGACTACAAACGCGAACTCCGCGAACGCTTCGGCATCGAGTTCACCCAGCTGTGGACGATCACCAACATGCCCATCAAGCGTTGGCGGCGCGACCTCGAAAAAGCCGGCAAGCTCGAGAGCTATATGGACCTGCTCGTCGGCGCGTACAACGCCGACACCATCGAAGGCCTGATGTGTCGGCACCAGATCCACATCGACTCGCAGGGCCGACTCAGCGACTGCGACTTCAACCGCGCCCTCGACATGGACACCCCCGGCTACGATGACAAGTTCCTCTGGGACACCACCGCCGAGGAGCTCGCCGACCGTGTCATCGCCACGGCAGACCACTGCTACGGCTGCACCGCCGGCTCGGGCTCGAGCTGCACCGGCTCGTTGGCCTGA
- a CDS encoding DUF547 domain-containing protein, which translates to MPKPTAIVALLTVVATLLSVGCGSAPSVPKEVALETYDDAPYAAVLSAVVRDGLVDYRAFNTLDDQALQDPATAYDSLDGQLDRYLDAIARFGPESTPELFPTEDDQLAYYLNAYNAIMIRLWLDNGARTASPNAQVQWLTWFTVNQWTIDQRTMSLDFLEQRLIRPRFKEARIHGALICGAIDCPPLLDEPYTGDRLDEQLDGIMVAWLNTPEENAIEFHDNGKIYLAAIFGWYRDDFRETGGLTAMIEQYLDDSNPRKAEVLAALENKQIKFQGYDWTINQAK; encoded by the coding sequence ATGCCCAAGCCCACCGCGATCGTCGCCCTGCTCACCGTCGTTGCCACCCTGCTGAGCGTGGGCTGCGGCTCGGCCCCGAGCGTGCCGAAGGAAGTCGCCCTCGAGACCTACGACGACGCCCCGTACGCGGCGGTACTCTCGGCCGTGGTCCGCGATGGGCTGGTGGACTACCGGGCGTTCAACACGCTCGACGACCAAGCCCTCCAGGACCCCGCCACCGCCTACGACAGCCTCGACGGCCAGCTCGACCGCTACCTCGACGCCATCGCCCGCTTCGGCCCCGAGTCGACACCCGAGCTGTTCCCCACCGAGGACGATCAGCTCGCCTACTACCTCAACGCCTACAACGCGATCATGATCCGGCTCTGGCTGGACAACGGCGCCCGCACCGCCTCCCCCAACGCCCAGGTCCAGTGGCTGACGTGGTTCACGGTCAATCAGTGGACAATCGATCAGCGCACGATGTCGCTGGACTTCCTCGAACAGCGGCTGATCCGCCCCCGCTTCAAGGAAGCCCGCATCCACGGAGCGCTGATCTGCGGCGCGATCGACTGCCCGCCGCTGCTGGATGAGCCCTACACCGGCGACCGCCTCGACGAGCAGCTCGACGGGATTATGGTCGCCTGGCTCAACACGCCCGAAGAAAACGCCATCGAGTTCCATGACAACGGCAAGATCTACCTCGCCGCGATCTTCGGCTGGTACCGCGACGACTTCCGCGAGACCGGCGGCCTCACCGCGATGATCGAGCAATACCTCGACGACAGCAACCCCCGCAAAGCCGAGGTTTTGGCCGCCCTGGAAAACAAGCAGATCAAGTTCCAAGGCTACGACTGGACCATCAACCAAGCCAAGTGA
- a CDS encoding TIGR04283 family arsenosugar biosynthesis glycosyltransferase, producing MRIAVVIPTLNESANIAEVIRSLAPGEPDLVVVADCDSVDDTADLARAERAHVITNAGLRGRGAALQAGATFAASHLPGAEAIWFLHGDTLAPADWRRAIEAVLADSAVVGGAFTQRFSFTPPPGETPPSWVQRRLLRFVIFCNRTRYRITGIYFGDQGIFVRPDALANAGGVPQSPLMEDIDLCLALKRLGKLRVSPVKLSTSPRRFLKHGVIRQLLHDWLLLTTHRLGLRPSSLYAKYNADNEKQNAASPV from the coding sequence ATGCGGATCGCCGTCGTCATCCCGACGCTCAACGAATCGGCCAACATCGCCGAGGTGATCCGCAGCCTCGCGCCCGGCGAGCCCGACCTGGTCGTCGTCGCCGACTGCGACTCGGTCGACGACACCGCCGACCTCGCCCGAGCCGAGAGAGCGCATGTCATCACCAACGCGGGCCTGCGCGGCCGGGGGGCAGCGCTCCAGGCCGGGGCCACGTTTGCCGCGTCACACCTGCCCGGCGCCGAGGCGATCTGGTTCCTCCATGGCGACACCCTCGCCCCCGCCGACTGGCGCCGCGCCATCGAAGCCGTGCTCGCCGACTCGGCCGTGGTCGGCGGCGCGTTCACCCAACGCTTCAGTTTCACGCCGCCGCCCGGCGAAACCCCGCCGAGCTGGGTGCAGCGCCGGCTCCTGCGTTTTGTCATCTTCTGCAACCGCACCCGCTACCGCATCACCGGCATCTACTTCGGCGACCAGGGCATCTTCGTCCGCCCCGATGCATTAGCTAACGCGGGCGGCGTCCCGCAGTCGCCGCTGATGGAAGACATCGACCTCTGCCTTGCGCTCAAGCGTCTGGGAAAGCTCCGCGTGAGCCCGGTCAAACTCTCGACCAGCCCCCGACGTTTCCTCAAGCACGGCGTCATCCGCCAACTCCTCCACGACTGGCTCCTGCTCACCACCCACCGCCTGGGGCTGCGCCCGTCTTCGCTCTACGCCAAGTACAACGCCGACAACGAAAAACAAAACGCCGCATCCCCCGTTTAG
- a CDS encoding aldo/keto reductase: MLYRSLPNTDVSLSIIGFGGVVLSRRPQDECDAEVAHAIDRGITYFDVAPQYANAQELMGPALKPFRKNVFLACKTLERKAQDAARELDDSLTKLCTDHFDLYQLHSLKSAEDAHAALGPGGAIETLLQAREQGKVRFLGASCHDEEAALIAARSGHFTTIMLPLNFASYEIANFGPRLVAEAAEHGVSLIALKATAKGKLRDGWENRPYDKCWYEPADTPELAALHLRFALNLPSVVATLPPGEPSLFRMCLDQVDAGLPPLTAAELEQLADFYAQPATDPLFPQDPD, encoded by the coding sequence ATGCTCTACCGCTCTCTGCCCAACACCGACGTCTCCCTCTCCATCATCGGCTTCGGCGGGGTCGTCCTGTCACGTCGCCCCCAAGACGAATGCGACGCCGAGGTCGCCCACGCGATCGATCGCGGCATCACCTACTTCGACGTCGCCCCACAGTACGCCAACGCCCAGGAGCTGATGGGCCCCGCGCTCAAGCCTTTCCGCAAGAACGTGTTTCTCGCCTGCAAGACCCTCGAGCGCAAGGCCCAGGACGCCGCCCGCGAGCTCGACGATTCGCTGACCAAGCTATGCACCGACCACTTCGATCTGTACCAACTGCACTCGCTCAAGTCGGCCGAGGATGCCCACGCCGCGCTCGGCCCCGGCGGGGCAATCGAGACGCTACTCCAAGCCCGCGAGCAAGGCAAGGTCCGCTTCCTCGGCGCGAGCTGCCACGATGAGGAGGCCGCCCTGATCGCCGCCCGGTCGGGCCACTTCACCACGATCATGCTCCCGCTGAACTTCGCGTCCTACGAGATCGCCAACTTCGGCCCCCGCCTCGTCGCCGAGGCCGCCGAGCACGGCGTCAGCCTCATCGCCCTCAAGGCCACCGCCAAGGGCAAGCTCCGCGACGGCTGGGAGAATCGGCCATACGACAAGTGCTGGTACGAGCCGGCCGACACCCCCGAGCTCGCCGCCCTGCACCTGCGATTTGCCTTGAATCTACCGAGCGTCGTCGCCACGCTCCCGCCCGGCGAACCCTCGCTGTTTCGTATGTGCCTCGACCAGGTCGACGCGGGCCTGCCCCCGCTGACCGCGGCCGAGCTCGAGCAATTGGCCGATTTCTACGCCCAGCCCGCCACAGATCCCTTGTTCCCCCAGGACCCGGATTAA